The following coding sequences lie in one Nitratireductor mangrovi genomic window:
- a CDS encoding fumarylacetoacetate hydrolase family protein: MKLVRFGPKGAERPGIIDTDGTIRDMSGIVADYGPETIGPDLIAKLSAADLTHRPAAPEGSRIGAPVSRIGHFIAIGLNYADHAAETGAAIPKEPIVFSKAPSCLSGPDDDVLVPRGSRKLDWEVELAVVIGERCDYVGKDEALSKVFGYALCNDVSEREYQAERGGQWIKGKSAPTFGPLGPWLVTADEVSDPQKLSMFLDVNGERRQTGSTETMIFSVAEVISYLSEFMVLEPGDVITTGTPPGVGLGMKPPMFLKAGDTMRLGIEGLGEQNQKVVAR; encoded by the coding sequence TTGAAACTGGTACGTTTTGGACCCAAGGGCGCAGAGCGCCCGGGCATCATCGACACCGACGGAACAATCCGCGACATGTCCGGCATCGTGGCCGACTATGGCCCCGAGACGATCGGCCCCGACCTGATCGCCAAGCTCTCTGCGGCCGACCTGACCCACCGCCCGGCCGCACCCGAGGGGTCGCGTATCGGCGCCCCGGTCAGCCGTATCGGCCATTTCATCGCGATCGGCCTCAACTATGCCGACCACGCCGCCGAGACCGGCGCGGCGATCCCGAAAGAACCGATCGTGTTTTCCAAGGCGCCGAGCTGCCTGTCCGGACCGGACGACGACGTTCTGGTGCCCAGGGGATCGCGAAAACTCGACTGGGAGGTCGAGCTCGCCGTGGTGATCGGCGAGCGCTGCGACTATGTCGGCAAGGACGAGGCGCTGTCGAAGGTCTTCGGCTACGCGCTCTGCAACGACGTTTCGGAGCGCGAATACCAGGCCGAGCGCGGCGGCCAGTGGATCAAGGGCAAGAGCGCGCCGACCTTCGGGCCGCTGGGCCCGTGGCTGGTTACCGCCGACGAGGTGTCCGACCCGCAGAAGCTGTCGATGTTTCTCGACGTCAACGGCGAACGACGCCAGACCGGCAGCACCGAGACCATGATCTTCTCGGTCGCCGAGGTGATTTCGTACCTGTCGGAATTCATGGTGCTGGAGCCCGGCGACGTGATCACGACGGGAACGCCGCCCGGCGTCGGCCTTGGCATGAAGCCGCCGATGTTCCTCAAGGCGGGCGACACGATGCGCCTCGGCATCGAGGGCCTCGGCGAACAGAATCAGAAAGTGGTGGCGCGCTGA